The Labeo rohita strain BAU-BD-2019 chromosome 14, IGBB_LRoh.1.0, whole genome shotgun sequence genomic interval AATCTATGCGTAACAAAACACTCAAAATAACATGCAGTCTTGTTTCttaaagaaaacaacattttgacaCCAGCTACGGTAACTGAAAAAAGCGAGCAAATGACAAATatctttttagatttttacagtgtattctgGGCTGATAAATTTAAGAGTGAATAAACCATTAGATCTCGACATCAACCTGAGGAGTTTAcaataggaaaaaaaagaaaataagtgaAAAATATGATAAAGCGTTAGATGGCAATAATGTGGATTTCATTAttcatgaaatatataaaacctttgatattatttatttaaatgtgccAAGTActcataattaaacattttacccTTTTGATAACTACATTTGCCATTTATTCAGAtatatgtgttttaaacatgtACACGTTTATTCAAAATCACTGAGGTCAACATCAAATTGCAGTTATCAAAAGGAAAGAAGGCCTAATGCTATCATCTGAGTGTTTTAGACCACAACGATGctcaagaaaaaataaaacagggctttagaagagaaaaaaattaaccaattgtttaaagaataaaatttaaacaccAAGAAACATTCACTCTgagaaaaactttaaatatcaTACTAATTACTGCATAACCAAACAACAGAATACATTTACACCTGCCACCAGGATAAACTCGGTTATTTTTGTGTTGTAAATGTTTAAGCAAAGGGCCATTTAAGAAAAAACATCACACTCACAGCCCAGTTAACAGTTAATGTCTTCATCAGCTTTCTGAAACAAATGTCAAATAATAGTTTATCAAGTTATGGGGCTATAAAAATGATAAGGCAACCACTATGCAATTTGCTTTGAATGCAGTGAACTGCTTCAAGTGCCTTTGATCACCTCCAAACAGTAACGCGTTTCTGAACAGAAACTAGGTTCACATTACATGGGGCGTGGCACTGAAACGAGCAGTGTAAAACGAATCTCAATGCGGGATAAAAGAGGGCAATTTAGGGAGGGAACTGAACTGAGAGCATGTTGACTTTTCAGCAGTCTTGACCACATATGAAGCAGGCAGTCTTCAAAATGTTGCGTACACGCTATCAACTGACAATCatcacaactttaaaaaaaatccaaatacagATCTATACTAATTTCTTGGCCTCAAAGAAGCTCTTCAGATGTCTCATTTGCCAAAACCCAATGGCCACCAGGATGAGCGTCTGGACGATAGACCACCACAGGACCCGCTGATTGGTGCTCTCGCTGGTCTGTCTGAAGCGCTCCTCGCGATActggaaaaaggaaaaaattcagattaGGATCACTCTTGTGCAAAAGAGGTGTGCATGTTCGTGCATGTTCATGTTCTATCACTGATGCTAAATAACCTGAATCTTACTTCTCTGTACCTACAGATCACTTACCCTCTGATAGTTCTGCTCTTTCTGGATCTGGTCCACCTGCTCCATCAGCTGTCGCACCCTCAGCTGCAACTCCGTCAGCTTGTCTTTGGCAGCGATTTCTGCATAGTTGTTTGTATGCTCACCAACTTGGATGTCCAAGTGAACACGCTGTATCGAAAATTGAAAAGCAAAAGCTGTCTGAATAGGTAGCCACTGAATAttagaaagaaaaattatatatttgtaatttggtgtgtgtttgtatacactaccagtcaaaagtttttgaatagtaagattttaaggaaccaagcctgcatttatttgagccgAAGCAgagcaaaagcagtaaatatttgaaatacttttactttttgaaatatctgctttctatttgaatacattttaaaacgcaatttattcctgtgatcaaagcagaatttttagcatcattactccagtcacatgacccttcagaaatcattctaatattctgatttgctgctcaaaaaacatttattataattattatgttaaaatcaGCCGAAcataattttttcatgtttctttgatgaacagaaagtaatagaaatcttttgcaacattataaatgtctttatcatcacttttgatcgatttaaagcatccttgataaacaaaagttattttctatagttagaaaaaaaattactcaaatgttttttgaacaacaaatcagcatattagaatgatgctgaaaatttagctttaatcacaggaataaattacattttaaaatatattcaaataagaagcagttactttaaatagtacatttaaatagtaaaaagagACTGCttcaaaaatgtactgttcaaaaacttttaactggtaatgtacatatatcaaaattatacaAGTTTATTAAAGctttacatttttcatgcatTAGAATGTgacttgtttaattttatttttttctgaacaaacAATAAGACCATGATTAACAGCAGACTCCCactaaaatgtttaaagcaaGAATCATTAGATGACATTAAAAGACTATTTACATCTTTTAAGTGCAGCCTCTAAAAACTAATTCAATGTTTTTcaatatcataaaataacactgaatatttatttttatcattgttaATCTTTGTCACTCCCCTTTAAACCACTAGCCCCATAACTTGAtaagtttttagtaatttaaaatgtaacaattcaGTACAATCACTTTTTtcttctatatattttaataagtacAGGTCAGAATatgtatgttgttttatttttgcattaatatGCGTTACGCTGCATGACGATggaacattatttcatttttttttttaacaaaaattatttgcaaCATTAATATAGACACTTTccttgcatttaatatgctaaaaattaaagtaaaattacaaatttaaattaaaattctaatttatttaaaatacattttttaattaatgtatttgaaataaaattttaattctaaaagttttttgGATTAACACATTCAGATCCTCACAACAATATTTAGCCAGTCTGTGTggaacatatgtgaccctggaccacaaaaccagtcgtaagtagcactgagtactgttttttccttttaatgtcaaaaaaacCCCCACCAGAAtactaagtaaagatcatgctccatgaagatattttgtaaatttcctaccgtaaatatatcaaaacttttaattagtaatgtgcattgctatgaacttcattcgGACagctttaaaagcaattttctcaatatttagatttttttttgcaacctcagagcccagattttcaaatagttgtatcttgagcaaatgttgtcctatcctaacaaaccataaatcaatgataagctttcagatgatgtaaaaatcCCAATTTCGaaaatttgacccttatgactggtatTGTGGTCCCGGGCCACATATTTGCATTGTATGTTCTGCAATATTTATAAAGATAGTTTAAGCAGACTAAAAGAAGTGGTGCGcaaaaaataaactcacaagCATCCCTCCAGCAAACAGAGCGAATTTGGAGGAATTTGAGTGCAAGCAGATTTGATGCTCTCCAGGCGTGTGGGAGGTGAAGATAAACCTGCCCTCAGATCCATACTGGCGCGACAGGATCACCTGAGACCCGAAAAAAAGATAAGCAAATGAGAACAATGACATGCAAACATACTGGGCTTTTATTACCCACAAAACCTTCAATCAAACAGACCTTCTCATCAGGATCTTTCACTTCCACAAACATCCCAAGCCCCTGAGTTGCAGGCAAATACTCTTCTTTCTGCTTGTCATACAGCTGTGTTCGGTAGTTACCTAGTTAA includes:
- the tmed9 gene encoding transmembrane emp24 domain-containing protein 9, with amino-acid sequence MVAVRMQFTLYLVLLLNIYNSFVSALYFHIGETEKKCFIEEIPDETMIIGNYRTQLYDKQKEEYLPATQGLGMFVEVKDPDEKVILSRQYGSEGRFIFTSHTPGEHQICLHSNSSKFALFAGGMLRVHLDIQVGEHTNNYAEIAAKDKLTELQLRVRQLMEQVDQIQKEQNYQRYREERFRQTSESTNQRVLWWSIVQTLILVAIGFWQMRHLKSFFEAKKLV